GAATTGTCTGCCAGTTACGGAAATATCGCCTCTAATCATTCATTGATTGGCCAGCATAAAGAGGCAATCGAAGCTAATAATGAAGCTATTGCAATACTGCGACAGCTGGCCCACGATTTCCCCACAAATAAGTTATTCAAGCAGAACCTTGCATCTGCGTATTACAATCTTGGTTGTCAGCATATGGCCATTGGACCATCTAAAGATGCCATTCAAGCTTTCGATTGCTCTCTGGAGATAGGTAGATCATTGGCCCAAGAACATCTGTTAGAGCCTCAAGGGCGGGGTCTTGTGGCATCTTCACTAGTCAACCTTGCCAATATCTATTGTGTGAAACGTCAATATGAAAAGGCTAAGGATTGTCTGGTTGAGGCCGAGCCTCATCATAAGGCAGCAATCGCCGCTAGTCCGCAAAACAAAAGCAACAGGGTGAATTATAGAAACCAACTCTGGTCGTTTTCGAATACTTACGCTGGATTAGGTGACTGTGACAATGCTGTTCATGCTGCTTCGATGATCCGCGATCTGGAGGGGGACCCTGCCTCAAATGCATTAGATGCGGCACGGGCACTATGTGGCTGTGTTAATCAAGTTGCTGGAGCTACGATTCATGATAACGAATTACGTAAAGCACAAGCCCGCAGATATACCGATGAAGCAATGAAAATGCTTCAACTAGCAGTGAACAAAGGCTATCGTAACGCGGAATTGCTGAAGAAGGATAACCGCCTTGCAGTGCTTCATTCCCGCGACGATTTTAAGAAGTTGATCACAGATTTGGAAACGTCAAAGCCGCGTTGAACATCTCGAGACGCTCCCCAATGGGAACAATGCTTGCCCCAGCCGTAGCGAGTGCTCAACATACCAAGAACACCCTATGCAGTTGATGAATCAGCTCGTCAACTTAGCTTAATGTCTTCAAGCGACCGCAGCGATCTGCGCTTGCTCTCATTGGGTTCTCCTGAAAGCGGGTCAGCATTGTGCAGCAACTGGTCAAAAGTAACTCGGCAGAGTGCCGTTAGTTCGGTCAGGCTAATCTGCTGCTCTTTAAACTTCCCGGCTTTGAATCGGCCTTCCCAACCGTACTCTTCTATTGCACGGGTGCCCTGGTTTGGTCGTACTCGACCTAACCAGGGCGGAACCGTGGAGGACCACGGCATCGTCAGAAGGAGTACCGGCAAACGATGGCACCCGGTAGTCGTACCAGCAGAGAATATTGTTGAACTTTCCCAAATCGATCGCCAGAATGGTGGACATGAGTGTGCCTCCCAAGAGTTACCGTTATGGTAGGCGGCATGCATGGATTCTTTCGGCGGCGGGAGGGTTAACGTGGACGCACCTTGGATGGGAATCGCTCGCGACGAGTTGGGCACCAAGGAACTGGCCGGCGCCAAGAACAACAACCCGCGGATCCTGGAGTACCTGGAAACGGTGGGGTCGTTCAAAACGGACGAAACCGCCTGGTGCTCGGCGTTCGCCAACTGGGTCATGAAGCAGGCCGGGGTGAAAGGAACGGGCCTCGCGAATGCTCGCTCTTGGCTTCAGTGGGGCTATCCCCTAGCGCATCCCGAGTACGGGTGCATCGTCGTGTTCAGCCGCGGGAGCAGCACGTGGCAGGGGCACGTGGCCTTCTACATCCGGCAGAAGGGGAACGACATCATCGTGTTGGGCGGTAACCAAAGCAACTCGGTGTCGGTGAGCAGGTATGCCAAGAGCCGACTGCTGGGCTATCGCTGGCCCTACCCCGTTGGAGAAGTTACGACGCGTGATGCGAGCGGCCGAGTTACTAGCCGGCAGACGATCGAAGGGTCGGTCATCACCGGCTCACGCCGATGAGCCGAACCAGTCATTGCACCTGGCGCGGCGGCATCAGGTGGTTCTGAGTTCACAGCTCACTCGGCCCCCGCCGCTGCTGAGAGGGGTCGTTCGGCGGCGGAGGGAGAAGCGGATGATGAGTGGTGTTCCCAACGGGACGGAACTGGCGCGTCCGTTTCTCCCCTCGAAAGACTTCGACTGCTCCAAGCGGTTCTACGAGGCACTTGGCTTCGAGAAGACCCTCGATGGAGAAGTCGCCATCTTCAACGCTGGCTCGGGCGGGTTCATCTTGCAGAGGCACTTCCACGAAGAGTGGGCCGCCAACTGTATGATGCAGCTCATGGTCGATGACCTCGCTGCGTGGTGGACGCACATCGAGTCCCTGGACCTTCCAGGACGATTCGGCGTGCCGCCGCCCAAGGCACCGGCCATGCAGCCGTGGGGACTGCTGATCGCATACGTCGTCGATCATGTCGGCGTCCTTTGGCACGTCGCGCAACGACGTGAAGGCGCCAGGCAGGACCGATGAATCGCGGACGTCGCACCAGTCTATGCTCGGATGCCATAGTCTGGTCGACTTCGATCTGACGATGTCGGAATCTTCGAGAACTTCGGTATAGCTAGCGTGAATACACGCAAGCTATGGCACCCGAACGGTGTACGTTCGAGGAGGTGTCTGATGCCGCTGTGTTTGATCGTTCGGCGACGGAGGAGCAACAGATGCCACGGGTTGCACGTCTTCTGCTGGTCGCGATGCTACTTGGTATCGCTGCATTCTGCGTCTTCGGATTCCTGGCGACGTTCG
The sequence above is a segment of the Planctomycetia bacterium genome. Coding sequences within it:
- a CDS encoding glyoxalase, whose amino-acid sequence is MSGVPNGTELARPFLPSKDFDCSKRFYEALGFEKTLDGEVAIFNAGSGGFILQRHFHEEWAANCMMQLMVDDLAAWWTHIESLDLPGRFGVPPPKAPAMQPWGLLIAYVVDHVGVLWHVAQRREGARQDR
- a CDS encoding TIGR02594 family protein is translated as MDAPWMGIARDELGTKELAGAKNNNPRILEYLETVGSFKTDETAWCSAFANWVMKQAGVKGTGLANARSWLQWGYPLAHPEYGCIVVFSRGSSTWQGHVAFYIRQKGNDIIVLGGNQSNSVSVSRYAKSRLLGYRWPYPVGEVTTRDASGRVTSRQTIEGSVITGSRR